One window from the genome of Mucilaginibacter ginsenosidivorans encodes:
- a CDS encoding acetyl-CoA C-acyltransferase yields the protein MKEVYIVSATRTPIGSFGGALSPLTATQLGAIAIKSAVEKAGLQPGQIQEVYMGNVLSANVGQAPATQAAIFAGLPYLPATTVNKVCASGMKAIMLAAQSISTGQNDIVVAGGMESMSNTPYYLDKARNGYRLGNGQIIDGLIKDGLWDVYNDYHMGSAAELCATECHISRGDQDAFAIESYQRAQKSQADGKFKDEITPVELKDKKGDVMLFTEDEEPKAVKFEKIPSLKPVFKKDGTVTAANASTLNDGAAALVLMSKERAGEMGIKPLARIVSFADAQQAPEWFTTAPSKAIPLALYRANLSSEQIDYFEINEAFSVVSIANNQQLSLDPAKVNVNGGAVSLGHPLGASGARIIVTLLHVLQQNRGKYGAAGICNGGGGASAMVIENLR from the coding sequence ATGAAAGAAGTATATATCGTTTCGGCAACCCGTACGCCTATAGGCAGTTTTGGCGGGGCCTTGTCGCCCCTGACGGCCACCCAGCTTGGCGCCATCGCTATCAAGTCGGCAGTAGAAAAAGCAGGACTCCAACCGGGGCAAATACAAGAAGTTTATATGGGCAATGTGCTTTCGGCCAATGTTGGGCAGGCACCGGCTACCCAGGCGGCCATATTTGCGGGTCTTCCCTATTTACCGGCCACAACGGTAAATAAGGTGTGTGCCTCGGGCATGAAAGCGATCATGCTTGCTGCACAAAGCATTTCGACCGGTCAGAACGATATCGTGGTTGCAGGTGGCATGGAAAGCATGAGCAATACACCCTATTACCTGGATAAGGCCCGCAACGGGTATCGGCTCGGTAACGGGCAGATCATTGACGGCCTGATAAAAGATGGTTTATGGGATGTGTATAACGACTACCACATGGGTTCGGCTGCCGAGTTATGCGCGACTGAGTGCCATATCAGCCGCGGGGACCAGGATGCTTTTGCTATTGAATCGTACCAAAGGGCACAAAAATCGCAAGCCGATGGAAAATTTAAGGACGAGATAACGCCCGTAGAGTTAAAAGATAAAAAGGGTGATGTCATGTTATTTACCGAGGACGAAGAACCCAAGGCGGTCAAATTCGAGAAAATACCTTCATTGAAGCCGGTGTTCAAAAAAGACGGGACAGTAACGGCAGCTAATGCATCCACTCTTAATGATGGCGCCGCCGCGCTGGTATTGATGAGCAAAGAAAGAGCTGGTGAAATGGGCATAAAACCATTGGCAAGGATCGTTTCCTTTGCAGATGCGCAGCAAGCGCCCGAGTGGTTCACCACGGCGCCGTCGAAGGCGATCCCTCTTGCACTGTACCGGGCTAACCTTTCTTCGGAACAAATAGATTACTTCGAGATCAATGAGGCGTTCTCTGTGGTTTCCATTGCCAATAACCAGCAATTGAGCCTGGACCCGGCCAAAGTGAACGTTAATGGTGGCGCGGTTTCACTGGGGCATCCCCTTGGTGCTTCCGGAGCGCGCATCATCGTAACTTTGCTACACGTATTGCAACAAAACAGGGGCAAATACGGCGCTGCCGGTATTTGTAACGGCGGAGGCGGCGCCAGCGCAATGGTTATCGAAAATTTGCGTTAA
- a CDS encoding HD family phosphohydrolase, with the protein MATLTTSRQKAFLRKYSNYLRYLMIVASICVIVFTLPKQAKFRYEYDRGRIWAQKDLVSPYSFAILKTQAEIDSDRQAALRSVTPIYQLDDDVATQALEGYKNDFDIKWHDAGLKEQQKQSYFNAGEQLLKNIYSKGLLSLNAKYQQNQQNYAITVLDKNVATDKNTADMFTKDKAVAYCDQELSKRKNLDKTFVLDLVQNRLQNNLRYDDKLTTRLEKEVLEGLSLTRGMVQKGEVIVQKGSVVNDVVFQKLESYKKAFEDNARVNGDHRLVLVGQLLLVSIVITLLMVFLYLFRKDIYLDNRLVGLILLVVTSMLASLSFAIRLQLPNLYYIPYCIVPIIIRILFDTRLALNIHVLVILVAGFFVPNSFEFAYFEITAGMVSIYSIKNLIRREQFLVSALIITSGYFVAFLGISFIREGTLMGIDWLDFVPFAVSVLLTLLAYPLIYAFEKVFGITSDITLIEMTNTNSPLLRELAFAAPGTFQHSLQVANLAENAIFRIGGNALLVRAGALYHDIGKLENPLFFVENQSSGFNPHDKLPYEESAQIIIRHVSTGVEMARKANLPEIVIDFIRTHHGNTRVDYFYQSFLKNFPEKFVNENIFRYPGPIPFSKEQGVLMLADSVEAASRSLREPDQRSISDLVDRIVKYKLNQDQLKDSDITLKDIETIKEIFKRMLMSIYHVRIDY; encoded by the coding sequence ATGGCTACGCTTACTACCTCACGCCAGAAGGCTTTTTTGCGAAAATATTCCAACTACCTCAGGTACCTGATGATAGTGGCAAGTATCTGTGTCATCGTTTTTACGCTGCCGAAGCAAGCCAAATTCAGGTATGAGTATGACCGGGGCAGGATATGGGCACAAAAGGATTTGGTATCGCCATATAGTTTCGCAATACTGAAAACCCAGGCGGAGATAGATAGCGACAGGCAGGCGGCGCTGCGCAGTGTTACGCCTATATACCAGTTGGATGATGATGTGGCTACACAGGCGCTGGAGGGTTATAAAAATGATTTCGACATTAAGTGGCACGATGCCGGGCTGAAGGAACAGCAAAAGCAGAGTTATTTTAACGCGGGCGAGCAGTTGCTAAAAAATATATACAGTAAGGGGCTGCTCTCCTTAAATGCAAAGTACCAGCAGAATCAGCAAAATTATGCCATAACCGTACTTGATAAAAATGTAGCCACCGATAAAAATACGGCCGATATGTTTACCAAGGACAAAGCAGTGGCTTATTGCGACCAGGAATTGTCCAAACGTAAAAACCTTGATAAAACTTTTGTGCTGGACCTGGTACAAAACCGTTTACAAAACAACCTGAGGTACGATGATAAGCTGACCACCAGGCTCGAAAAAGAAGTGCTTGAAGGCCTGTCGCTTACCCGCGGGATGGTCCAAAAAGGAGAGGTTATTGTCCAAAAAGGATCGGTCGTTAACGATGTGGTTTTTCAAAAGCTTGAATCGTATAAAAAAGCATTTGAGGATAACGCCCGGGTAAACGGCGACCACAGGCTGGTGCTGGTGGGCCAGTTGCTGCTGGTTTCTATCGTCATCACGCTGCTTATGGTGTTCCTGTACCTGTTTCGCAAGGATATTTATCTTGATAACCGCCTTGTCGGCCTTATTTTGCTGGTGGTTACGTCTATGCTGGCGTCCCTGTCGTTTGCTATCAGGCTACAGTTGCCAAACCTGTATTACATACCTTATTGCATTGTCCCTATTATAATCCGCATACTGTTCGATACCCGCCTGGCACTTAACATCCATGTGCTGGTGATACTGGTTGCCGGTTTTTTTGTGCCGAACAGTTTCGAATTCGCCTATTTCGAAATAACCGCCGGCATGGTTTCCATTTACAGCATTAAAAACCTCATCCGCCGCGAACAGTTCCTGGTATCGGCGCTTATCATCACTTCAGGTTATTTTGTTGCTTTTTTAGGGATATCGTTTATCCGCGAAGGTACGCTTATGGGTATCGATTGGCTCGATTTTGTGCCTTTTGCTGTAAGTGTACTGCTAACATTGCTCGCTTACCCGCTTATCTATGCGTTCGAAAAAGTGTTTGGCATCACTTCCGATATTACACTTATCGAAATGACCAATACCAATTCGCCGTTGCTGCGTGAACTGGCTTTTGCCGCGCCGGGTACTTTCCAGCATTCGCTCCAGGTGGCCAACCTGGCCGAAAATGCCATTTTCAGGATCGGCGGCAATGCTTTGCTGGTTCGGGCCGGGGCGCTTTATCATGATATCGGCAAACTGGAGAATCCATTGTTCTTTGTCGAGAACCAAAGCTCAGGCTTCAATCCGCACGATAAGCTGCCGTATGAGGAAAGTGCTCAAATCATCATCAGGCACGTAAGTACCGGGGTGGAAATGGCGCGCAAAGCTAACCTGCCCGAAATTGTGATCGACTTTATCCGTACACACCATGGCAACACGCGGGTCGACTATTTTTACCAGTCGTTCCTGAAGAACTTCCCAGAGAAGTTTGTTAACGAAAATATTTTCCGCTATCCCGGCCCAATTCCGTTTTCGAAGGAGCAGGGCGTATTGATGCTCGCCGATTCGGTGGAGGCCGCTTCCCGTTCGCTACGCGAACCCGACCAGAGATCTATCAGCGACCTGGTGGACCGCATCGTTAAATACAAACTCAACCAGGATCAGCTGAAAGACAGTGACATTACGCTGAAGGACATCGAAACCATTAAAGAAATATTCAAGCGCATGCTGATGAGTATTTACCATGTGAGGATTGATTATTGA